In a genomic window of Gemmatimonadetes bacterium T265:
- a CDS encoding 4'-phosphopantetheinyl transferase, whose amino-acid sequence MTTVAHEAPAAGAWRPWDVRAAGAPALGVADVHVWRVRLDVADAAPRLVRECADVLSAAERARAGRFHAAAHRDRFVVAHGVLRRVLGAYAGREPQALEFTTGLAGKPALADARAGDGGTIEFNLSHSADLAVVAVARGRAVGVDVEREDAAIEHESLSEHFFSPGECAELRAVGEAGRVAGFFAAWSRKEAYLKATGEGITNGLHHFDVSLAPGAPARLLEDRSDGSACDRWVMAALDPAPGYAGALVVEAPLDAVRLLDAGPCPAPR is encoded by the coding sequence GTGACGACGGTCGCGCATGAGGCGCCCGCCGCCGGCGCCTGGCGGCCGTGGGACGTCCGGGCCGCCGGCGCGCCAGCGTTAGGCGTGGCGGACGTGCACGTGTGGCGCGTGCGGCTGGACGTCGCGGACGCGGCGCCCCGCCTCGTGCGCGAGTGTGCCGACGTGCTCTCGGCCGCCGAGCGGGCGCGGGCCGGCCGGTTCCACGCCGCGGCGCACCGCGACCGCTTCGTCGTCGCGCACGGCGTGCTGCGACGCGTGCTCGGCGCGTACGCGGGGCGCGAGCCGCAGGCGCTCGAGTTCACGACGGGCCTCGCGGGCAAACCTGCGCTGGCGGACGCGCGCGCGGGCGACGGCGGGACGATCGAGTTCAACCTTTCACACTCGGCCGACCTCGCGGTCGTGGCGGTGGCGCGCGGGCGGGCGGTCGGGGTCGACGTGGAGCGCGAGGACGCCGCGATCGAGCACGAGTCGCTCTCCGAGCACTTCTTCTCGCCCGGCGAGTGCGCCGAGCTCCGGGCGGTGGGGGAGGCGGGGCGCGTGGCGGGTTTCTTCGCCGCGTGGTCGCGCAAGGAGGCGTACCTGAAAGCCACGGGCGAGGGGATTACGAACGGATTGCACCATTTCGACGTGTCGCTCGCGCCCGGCGCGCCCGCGCGGCTGCTCGAGGACCGGTCGGACGGCTCGGCGTGCGATCGCTGGGTGATGGCCGCGCTCGACCCGGCGCCGGGCTACGCCGGCGCGCTCGTCGTCGAGGCCCCGCTCGACGCCGTACGGCTGCTGGACGCGGGGCCGTGCCCCGCGCCACGTTAA
- a CDS encoding amino acid transporter gives MGGGAIIRGVTTSPPTYARRLGLFSATMLVVGGIIGSGIFLNPAIVAQRVGTAGLTLGVWGLGAVVALLGATIFAELGRRRPQAGGGYAYLRDAFGPLPAFLYAWALLLVIASGAIAAVAMTFAGYAGALVGAPPAAQRPIALAAVALLTVVNVRGVAPGAVLQNVFTVLKLAALAALLAAALLAPPGAPVAGVAPPVAPAGTFALVRAVGTALVPVLFAFGGWQQTNFVAEELETPERTLPRALALGVAVVVVVYLLANVAYLRALGVAGLAASHAPAADTMARVAGPVGRTVVAAGIAASTFGFLDLVILVSPRVYQAMARDGLFFAAFARLHPRTCTPVAAIVGQGVWACALLLVGTYGQLLDYVTFADWIFFGLAAAALVVLRRRDLAALGGAPDRGFRAPFYPWSVAAFVLAALYVVAGAVASNPGNAARGALLLLAGVPAFAFWRRRGAR, from the coding sequence ATGGGCGGCGGCGCTATCATCCGCGGCGTGACGACGTCTCCGCCGACCTACGCGCGCCGCCTCGGCCTGTTTTCCGCGACGATGCTCGTCGTCGGCGGGATCATCGGGTCGGGGATCTTCCTCAACCCCGCGATCGTCGCCCAACGGGTCGGCACGGCCGGGCTCACGCTCGGCGTGTGGGGGCTCGGGGCGGTGGTCGCGCTGCTCGGCGCGACGATCTTTGCCGAACTCGGGCGCCGCCGACCGCAGGCCGGCGGCGGCTACGCGTACCTGCGCGACGCCTTCGGCCCGCTCCCGGCGTTCCTCTACGCGTGGGCGCTGCTACTCGTGATCGCGTCGGGGGCGATCGCCGCGGTCGCGATGACGTTCGCCGGCTACGCGGGCGCGCTCGTCGGCGCGCCGCCTGCGGCCCAGCGCCCGATCGCCCTCGCCGCGGTCGCGCTGCTCACCGTCGTCAACGTGCGCGGCGTCGCGCCCGGGGCGGTGCTGCAGAACGTCTTCACCGTCCTCAAGCTCGCCGCCCTCGCCGCGCTGCTCGCGGCGGCGCTCCTGGCGCCCCCCGGCGCGCCGGTCGCGGGCGTCGCGCCGCCCGTCGCCCCGGCCGGGACCTTCGCCCTCGTGCGCGCGGTCGGGACCGCGCTGGTCCCGGTCCTCTTCGCGTTCGGCGGCTGGCAGCAGACCAATTTCGTCGCAGAAGAACTCGAAACACCCGAACGCACGCTGCCGCGGGCGCTCGCGCTCGGCGTCGCGGTGGTCGTCGTCGTGTACCTGCTCGCCAACGTCGCCTACCTGCGCGCGCTCGGCGTCGCCGGCCTCGCCGCGAGCCACGCACCCGCGGCGGACACGATGGCGCGCGTGGCCGGGCCGGTCGGGCGCACGGTCGTCGCGGCCGGCATCGCCGCATCGACGTTCGGCTTCCTCGACCTCGTCATCCTCGTCTCGCCGCGCGTGTACCAGGCGATGGCGCGCGACGGGCTCTTCTTCGCCGCGTTCGCGCGGCTGCACCCGCGCACCTGCACGCCGGTCGCGGCGATCGTCGGACAGGGCGTGTGGGCGTGCGCGCTCCTGCTCGTCGGGACGTACGGGCAGCTGCTCGACTACGTGACGTTCGCCGACTGGATCTTCTTCGGGCTCGCGGCGGCCGCGCTCGTCGTGCTGCGGCGCCGGGATCTGGCCGCGTTGGGCGGCGCGCCGGACCGGGGGTTCCGCGCGCCGTTCTACCCGTGGAGCGTGGCGGCCTTCGTGCTCGCGGCGCTGTACGTCGTCGCCGGCGCGGTGGCGTCGAACCCCGGGAACGCGGCGCGGGGGGCGCTGCTGCTCCTCGCGGGGGTCCCCGCGTTCGCGTTCTGGCGGCGGCGCGGGGCGCGCTGA
- a CDS encoding dynamin has translation MDQVLTRQQADLVARERRVVLAVRDALAHAEGPRADLERLAQLVTEMDELLLLVVAGEYNAGKSTFINALLGDEVFAMGDLPTTRAISILRHGAAGPPEAAGEHTFVYRYPLDVLRDLEIVDTPGTNSIERMEEEITRGFVPRADLVLFVTSLLQPLTASELGFLTHIREWGKKVIFVVNGVDRRNSDEQLDRVREYIAREIVARLGGPAPTTYVVSALRALRTKLAARDASTPTPPADPRDEFPTLERYLLDTLREGERVRLKLLSPLGALRHVLERNTTALAGRRDVVGDDARVLGGVRGQLAAYSAEMRTDSERYLLELREVLAAVERRGRTWLERNIRVSNYKLLRNKDAVENRFRGEVVADAPRQIEDVVHRMVDWTVARNLKLWTAVFAELDAHTARLRASGALGAHGDSEFQYNREELFARLRQPVERRLDAFNAEAEAREVVESMREAVGTAFGVNVLAVGLGAIFLAVFTTAALDVTGVLTATLFAAAGWLIIPARRRQLVRDLETKIAGLSTDLSALLAAKFQEQLARYERQLVDVLQPYERFLELERDRLARALAELTAARGEVDALDQQIAATFPE, from the coding sequence GTGGACCAGGTTCTCACCCGGCAACAGGCCGACCTCGTCGCCCGCGAACGCCGCGTCGTGCTCGCGGTGCGCGACGCGCTCGCGCACGCCGAGGGGCCGCGCGCCGACCTCGAGCGCCTCGCCCAGCTCGTCACCGAGATGGACGAACTCCTCCTCCTCGTCGTCGCCGGCGAGTACAACGCCGGCAAGAGCACGTTCATCAACGCGCTCCTCGGCGACGAGGTCTTCGCGATGGGCGACCTGCCCACCACACGCGCGATCTCGATTCTCCGCCACGGCGCGGCCGGCCCGCCCGAGGCCGCGGGCGAGCACACGTTCGTCTACCGCTATCCGCTCGACGTCCTGCGCGACCTCGAGATCGTCGACACGCCGGGGACGAACTCGATCGAGCGCATGGAGGAGGAGATCACCCGCGGCTTCGTGCCGCGCGCGGACCTCGTGCTCTTCGTGACCAGTCTCCTCCAGCCGCTCACCGCGAGCGAACTCGGCTTCCTCACCCACATCCGCGAGTGGGGGAAGAAGGTCATCTTCGTCGTCAACGGCGTCGACCGCCGTAACTCCGACGAGCAGCTCGACCGCGTGCGCGAGTACATCGCACGCGAGATCGTCGCCCGCCTCGGCGGGCCCGCGCCTACCACCTACGTCGTCAGCGCGCTCCGGGCGCTGCGCACGAAGCTCGCCGCGCGGGACGCGTCGACGCCCACGCCCCCCGCCGACCCGCGCGACGAGTTTCCGACGCTCGAACGCTACCTGCTCGACACGCTGCGCGAGGGCGAGCGCGTGCGTCTCAAGCTCCTCTCGCCGCTCGGCGCGCTGCGGCACGTGCTGGAGCGCAACACGACCGCGCTGGCCGGCCGTCGCGACGTCGTCGGCGACGACGCGCGCGTGCTCGGCGGCGTGCGCGGCCAGCTCGCCGCCTATTCGGCCGAGATGCGCACCGACTCCGAGCGCTACCTGCTGGAGCTGCGCGAGGTGCTGGCCGCCGTGGAGCGGCGCGGGCGCACCTGGCTCGAGCGCAACATCCGCGTCAGCAACTACAAGCTGCTCCGCAACAAGGACGCGGTCGAGAACCGCTTCCGCGGCGAGGTCGTCGCCGACGCACCGCGCCAGATCGAGGACGTCGTGCACCGCATGGTCGACTGGACGGTGGCGCGCAACCTCAAGCTCTGGACGGCGGTGTTCGCGGAGCTCGACGCCCACACCGCGCGTCTGCGCGCCTCGGGCGCCCTCGGCGCGCACGGCGACAGCGAATTCCAGTACAATCGCGAAGAATTGTTCGCGCGGCTCCGCCAGCCGGTTGAGCGCCGCCTCGACGCGTTCAACGCGGAGGCCGAGGCGCGCGAGGTCGTCGAGTCGATGCGCGAGGCGGTGGGGACGGCGTTCGGCGTGAACGTGCTTGCCGTCGGGCTCGGCGCGATCTTCCTCGCCGTGTTCACGACCGCGGCGCTCGACGTGACCGGCGTGCTCACCGCGACGCTGTTCGCCGCGGCGGGGTGGCTCATCATCCCGGCCCGGCGGCGTCAGCTGGTCCGCGACCTGGAGACCAAGATCGCCGGGCTGAGCACGGACCTCTCCGCGCTCCTCGCTGCCAAGTTCCAGGAGCAGCTCGCCCGCTACGAGCGGCAGCTCGTCGACGTCCTGCAGCCGTACGAACGCTTTCTGGAGCTGGAACGCGACAGGCTCGCGCGCGCACTGGCGGAGCTGACCGCGGCGCGCGGTGAGGTCGACGCGCTCGACCAGCAGATCGCGGCGACGTTCCCGGAGTGA
- the eutC gene encoding ethanolamine ammonia-lyase light chain yields the protein MPEPPRDPWSALAGLTPARVALGRTGAALPTARHLELQLAHARARDAVWHVLDAIALADALRADGHEVVRVRSAARDRREYLERPDLGRRLDPADAAALAARAGDWDLAFVVGDGLAALAAERHAPALVRAVRARLAGYVPNAPASDAAWRVAPVVVAEQARVALGDAIGAALGAQLVAVLLGERPGMSAPDSLGVYLTWDPRPGRTDAERNCVSNVRPEGLPYAAAAATVAWLAREARRRRQTGVALRAPSAARLTAGD from the coding sequence ATGCCCGAGCCGCCGCGCGACCCGTGGTCCGCGCTCGCCGGCCTCACGCCCGCGCGCGTCGCGCTCGGGCGCACGGGCGCGGCGCTGCCGACGGCGCGGCACCTGGAGCTGCAGCTTGCCCACGCGCGCGCCCGCGACGCCGTCTGGCACGTGCTCGACGCGATCGCGCTCGCCGACGCCCTGCGCGCCGACGGGCACGAGGTCGTCCGCGTCCGCTCGGCCGCGCGCGACCGGCGCGAGTACCTGGAGCGCCCGGACCTCGGCCGCCGGCTCGACCCGGCCGACGCGGCCGCGCTCGCGGCGCGCGCGGGCGACTGGGACCTCGCGTTCGTCGTCGGCGACGGCCTGGCGGCGCTGGCGGCCGAGCGGCACGCGCCGGCGCTCGTGCGCGCGGTGCGGGCGCGGCTGGCCGGTTACGTGCCTAACGCACCGGCGTCGGACGCCGCGTGGCGCGTCGCGCCGGTGGTCGTGGCCGAGCAGGCGCGGGTGGCGCTCGGCGACGCGATCGGGGCCGCGCTCGGGGCGCAGCTCGTCGCGGTGTTGCTCGGCGAGCGGCCGGGGATGAGCGCGCCGGACAGCTTGGGCGTCTACCTCACGTGGGACCCGCGTCCCGGGCGGACCGACGCGGAGCGCAACTGCGTGTCCAACGTGCGCCCCGAGGGGCTGCCGTACGCCGCGGCTGCGGCGACCGTCGCCTGGCTCGCGCGCGAGGCGCGCCGGCGACGGCAGACGGGGGTCGCGCTGCGGGCGCCGTCGGCGGCGCGGCTCACCGCGGGCGACTGA
- the eutA gene encoding ethanolamine ammonia lyase large subunit produces MRRSPEAAIYAHVVGHERYRFADLRTLLARASPPRSGDRLAGLGASSEAERVAARFALADVPLATFLNDAVVPYETDEVTRLIVDGHDAAAFAPVAHLTVGGFRDWLLSPAADEAALAALAPGLTPEMVAAVSKLMRLQDLVLVARKCRVVTRFRTTIGLAGRLATRLQPNHPSDDPRGIAASVIDGLLYGAGDAVIGINPATDAPENAAALLEMLDALRQRLDAPVQSCVLAHATTTTELARRGAPVDLLFQSVAGTEAANRAFGVSLAVLDEAHDAVRALGRAPPNGNATYFETGQGSALSAEAHHGVDQQTCEARAYAVARRYAPLLVNTVVGFIGPEYLYDGKQILRAGLEDHCCGKLLGLPMGCDVCHTSHAEADEDDMDALLTMAAAAGCSYVMGVPGADDVMLHYRSTSFHDALYLREALGLRPAPEFEAWLNAVGIFDGRNRLADARRGAAALAREHARLLP; encoded by the coding sequence GTGCGACGATCTCCGGAGGCCGCCATCTACGCGCACGTGGTCGGGCACGAGCGTTACCGCTTCGCGGACCTGCGCACGCTTCTGGCACGCGCCTCGCCGCCGCGCAGCGGCGACCGGCTCGCGGGTCTCGGCGCGTCGAGCGAGGCGGAGCGCGTCGCGGCGCGGTTCGCGCTCGCGGACGTTCCGCTCGCGACGTTCCTCAACGACGCCGTCGTGCCGTACGAGACGGACGAGGTCACGCGCCTCATCGTCGACGGGCATGACGCCGCGGCGTTCGCGCCGGTGGCCCACCTCACGGTGGGCGGCTTTCGCGACTGGCTGCTCTCGCCGGCCGCGGACGAGGCCGCGCTCGCCGCGCTGGCACCGGGGCTCACGCCGGAGATGGTCGCGGCCGTCTCGAAGTTGATGCGGCTGCAGGACCTCGTGCTCGTCGCGCGGAAGTGCCGCGTCGTGACGCGCTTCCGCACGACGATCGGGCTCGCGGGGCGGCTCGCGACGCGGCTGCAGCCCAACCACCCGAGCGACGATCCGCGCGGCATCGCGGCGAGCGTGATCGACGGGCTGCTCTACGGCGCCGGCGACGCGGTGATCGGGATCAACCCCGCGACCGACGCGCCCGAGAACGCGGCCGCGCTGCTCGAGATGCTCGACGCGCTCAGGCAGCGGCTGGACGCGCCGGTGCAGTCGTGCGTGCTCGCGCACGCCACGACCACGACGGAGCTGGCCCGCCGCGGCGCGCCCGTCGACCTGCTCTTCCAGTCGGTGGCCGGCACCGAGGCCGCGAACCGCGCGTTCGGCGTCTCGCTCGCCGTGCTCGACGAGGCGCACGACGCGGTGCGCGCGCTCGGCCGGGCGCCGCCTAACGGGAACGCGACCTACTTCGAGACCGGCCAGGGGAGCGCGCTCAGCGCGGAGGCGCACCACGGGGTCGACCAGCAGACGTGCGAGGCGCGCGCCTACGCGGTCGCGCGGCGGTACGCGCCGCTCCTCGTCAACACCGTCGTCGGCTTCATCGGCCCGGAGTACCTGTACGACGGCAAGCAGATCCTCCGCGCCGGCCTCGAGGACCACTGCTGCGGTAAGCTGTTGGGCCTGCCGATGGGCTGCGACGTCTGCCACACGAGCCACGCCGAGGCGGACGAGGACGACATGGACGCGCTGCTCACGATGGCCGCCGCCGCGGGCTGCTCGTACGTGATGGGCGTGCCGGGGGCGGACGACGTCATGCTCCACTACCGGAGCACGAGCTTCCACGACGCGCTCTACCTGCGCGAGGCGCTCGGCCTGCGCCCCGCGCCGGAGTTCGAGGCGTGGCTGAACGCGGTCGGCATCTTCGACGGGCGGAACCGCCTCGCGGACGCGCGGCGCGGGGCGGCCGCGCTCGCGCGCGAGCACGCGCGGCTGCTCCCGTAG